A portion of the Microlunatus phosphovorus NM-1 genome contains these proteins:
- a CDS encoding response regulator transcription factor: MRVLIVEDEPYLAEAIRDGLRLEAIAADIAGDGELALELLSINSYDLAVLDRDIPGPSGDEVARSIVASGSGMPILMLTAADRLDDKASGFELGADDYLTKPFELRELVLRLRALDRRRAHNRPPVREIAGLRLDPFRREVYRDGRYVALTRKQFAVLEVLVAADGGVISAEELLERAWDENADPFTNAVRITVSALRKRLGEPWIIATVPGVGYRIHTDAGSTDRGA; the protein is encoded by the coding sequence GTGCGCGTGTTGATCGTGGAGGACGAGCCGTATCTGGCCGAGGCCATCCGTGACGGGCTGCGCTTGGAGGCGATCGCGGCGGACATCGCCGGTGATGGGGAGCTCGCACTGGAGCTGTTGAGCATCAACAGCTATGACCTTGCGGTCTTGGACCGTGACATTCCTGGTCCCTCCGGTGACGAGGTAGCCAGAAGCATCGTCGCCTCCGGCAGCGGCATGCCGATCCTGATGCTCACCGCGGCCGACCGGCTGGACGACAAGGCCTCGGGCTTCGAGCTCGGCGCCGACGACTATCTGACCAAGCCGTTCGAGCTGCGGGAGCTCGTGCTTCGTCTGCGGGCACTCGATCGCCGTCGCGCACACAACCGACCACCGGTACGCGAGATCGCCGGCCTGCGGCTGGATCCGTTCCGCCGGGAGGTCTATCGCGATGGTCGCTACGTAGCCCTGACCCGTAAGCAGTTCGCTGTGCTCGAGGTCCTGGTCGCGGCCGATGGCGGGGTGATCAGTGCTGAGGAGTTGCTGGAGCGGGCGTGGGACGAGAATGCCGACCCGTTCACCAACGCGGTACGGATCACCGTCTCGGCACTGCGCAAGCGGCTCGGCGAACCCTGGATCATCGCCACGGTGCCCGGGGTCGGCTATCGCATCCACACCGACGCGGGATCCACCGATCGCGGGGCGTGA
- a CDS encoding M15 family metallopeptidase, which translates to MTAAVGPAEAPRTHRERGLGEADGVVPDGVTVFDDDVPAVANLAPDLLSAVREAAADAKNDGITFYVNSGWRSRAYQKHLLRKAVKTYGSTSEAARWVATADNSPHVSGDAIDIGPSEASAWLARHGASYGLCPIYRNEPWHYELRPDATVDGCPAMYADPTNDPRMEQ; encoded by the coding sequence GTGACGGCCGCGGTCGGGCCGGCCGAGGCTCCGCGGACTCACCGGGAGCGCGGACTCGGCGAGGCTGATGGTGTTGTTCCGGATGGCGTCACGGTCTTCGACGATGACGTGCCTGCCGTGGCCAATCTCGCGCCCGATCTCCTGAGTGCCGTGCGCGAGGCGGCGGCGGATGCCAAGAATGATGGCATCACCTTCTACGTGAACAGCGGCTGGCGTAGTCGGGCGTACCAGAAGCACCTCCTCCGCAAGGCCGTCAAGACGTACGGTTCGACCTCCGAAGCCGCCCGCTGGGTCGCCACCGCCGACAACTCTCCGCATGTGTCCGGGGATGCGATCGACATCGGACCCTCAGAAGCATCCGCGTGGTTGGCCAGACATGGCGCCAGCTACGGACTGTGCCCGATCTATCGCAACGAGCCCTGGCACTACGAGCTGCGTCCTGATGCCACCGTGGACGGCTGCCCGGCGATGTATGCCGATCCCACGAACGATCCGAGGATGGAGCAGTGA
- a CDS encoding VanZ family protein, which produces MNTAHPATPRRRQLSVMFAIYVVLLAWIVLWKLQIPYVGIGPLRAVKIVPFVASGTAGASAPLEVLANLLFFLPFGLYLGLLVPSWHWWRSASVIAGASLLCEVTQYLLKIGSADVSDLIANTARGLIGIGLFALVRRAHQARTEIIIMRICVIGTILGLLAAGLFLASPVRYAPPRDVWVSDDHQSHRMDQGS; this is translated from the coding sequence GTGAACACCGCACATCCGGCTACTCCGAGACGCCGGCAGCTGTCCGTGATGTTCGCGATCTATGTGGTCCTGCTGGCCTGGATCGTGCTGTGGAAGCTCCAGATCCCGTACGTCGGGATCGGCCCGTTGCGGGCCGTCAAGATCGTCCCGTTCGTCGCCAGTGGTACAGCCGGCGCCAGCGCACCACTGGAGGTTCTCGCCAATCTGCTGTTCTTCCTACCCTTCGGGCTCTACCTGGGTCTCCTCGTGCCGTCGTGGCATTGGTGGAGGTCTGCGAGCGTGATCGCGGGGGCGAGTCTGCTCTGTGAGGTCACTCAGTACCTTCTGAAGATCGGGAGCGCCGACGTCAGTGATCTCATCGCCAACACCGCCCGAGGCTTGATCGGGATCGGCCTATTCGCCCTGGTGCGACGTGCGCACCAAGCGCGGACCGAGATCATCATCATGCGGATCTGCGTGATCGGAACGATCTTGGGTCTACTCGCGGCCGGGCTCTTCCTTGCCTCCCCGGTGCGTTACGCACCGCCGCGAGACGTCTGGGTCTCAGATGATCACCAGAGTCACCGGATGGACCAGGGCTCTTAG
- a CDS encoding RNA polymerase sigma factor, with amino-acid sequence MSGGPDNVLVPDAALAQIVRDEAGLVVAALYRRTGDFDVAEEAVQEAVVAALREWRSGGVPANPGAWLALTARRRAIDRLRRSLREEQAATRLAEALHAEQVLTESDADPTAYGSAELVGDQADERIPMLFGCCHPALRVEARLALMLRAVVGLTTSQIARAFLVPEATMAQRLVRAKKKIRAVGIGFTIPTGPDRSSRLDEVLTAIYLTYNAGYLSKADSGLADDAIWLAELLARSLPTEPEAWGLLSLVTNLSARSAARFDCDGHLVLLSEQDRSRWDAVAIARAEGYLVRAAAVRQPGRYQLQAAIAACHASAPTWAATDWLQILTLYDLLLQHDPSPVVRLNHAIALSQVSGPAAALAELESVADRLTDYHLLHATRAQLLEQLGDPDAARAANLRALELTDNPAEQDLLRERIAQVDG; translated from the coding sequence TTGTCAGGCGGGCCCGACAATGTCCTCGTCCCGGACGCAGCGCTGGCGCAGATCGTCCGAGACGAGGCAGGACTTGTCGTCGCCGCGCTCTACCGAAGGACCGGTGACTTCGATGTCGCCGAGGAGGCAGTCCAGGAGGCGGTGGTCGCCGCCCTGCGTGAATGGCGCAGCGGTGGCGTACCGGCCAATCCGGGAGCCTGGTTGGCCCTCACCGCACGGCGCCGCGCCATCGACCGGCTGCGTCGATCGCTCCGCGAGGAACAGGCGGCAACGAGGCTGGCCGAAGCCTTGCATGCAGAGCAGGTGCTGACCGAGTCCGATGCTGACCCGACCGCGTACGGATCGGCTGAGTTGGTTGGAGACCAGGCAGACGAACGAATCCCGATGCTGTTCGGCTGCTGCCATCCGGCGCTGCGAGTGGAGGCCCGACTGGCCTTGATGCTGCGTGCGGTGGTGGGCTTGACCACCTCGCAGATCGCCCGTGCGTTCCTGGTACCGGAGGCGACCATGGCCCAACGACTGGTACGGGCCAAGAAGAAGATCCGGGCGGTCGGAATCGGGTTCACGATCCCGACCGGCCCGGACCGGTCGAGCCGGCTCGACGAGGTGCTGACAGCCATCTATCTCACCTACAACGCCGGCTATCTGTCGAAGGCGGACTCCGGTCTGGCCGACGATGCGATCTGGCTGGCCGAACTGCTGGCCCGCTCGCTGCCGACGGAGCCCGAGGCATGGGGTCTGCTGTCCCTGGTCACCAATCTCTCGGCCCGCTCGGCGGCCCGGTTCGATTGCGACGGGCACCTGGTGCTGCTCTCCGAACAGGACCGTAGCCGCTGGGACGCTGTGGCGATCGCCCGGGCCGAGGGCTATCTGGTCCGGGCTGCTGCCGTACGACAGCCTGGCCGCTACCAGTTGCAGGCAGCCATCGCCGCCTGTCACGCGTCCGCCCCGACTTGGGCAGCGACCGACTGGCTGCAGATCCTGACCCTGTACGACCTGCTCCTGCAGCACGACCCCTCACCGGTGGTACGCCTCAACCATGCGATCGCACTCAGTCAGGTATCAGGGCCGGCCGCCGCCCTGGCGGAACTCGAGTCGGTCGCGGACCGGTTGACCGACTATCACCTGTTGCACGCAACCCGGGCCCAGCTGCTCGAGCAACTCGGCGACCCCGATGCCGCCCGCGCCGCAAACCTGCGTGCCCTGGAGCTGACCGACAACCCGGCCGAGCAGGATCTGCTGCGCGAGCGAATAGCCCAAGTGGACGGCTGA
- a CDS encoding YciI family protein, producing MKYVLMYANRPDLDAAVPAERQQEVYQAIYGWFGQNASAFADSGAELQGAETATTIRSDDSGTPVVVDGPFSEAKENIGGFSVIDVPDIDAAIALAKTWPSLALPGVAVEIRPIVDHDGDM from the coding sequence ATGAAATACGTGCTGATGTACGCCAATCGACCCGACCTGGACGCCGCCGTGCCGGCGGAACGTCAGCAGGAGGTCTACCAGGCCATCTACGGCTGGTTCGGTCAGAATGCCAGTGCCTTCGCCGACAGCGGCGCCGAGTTGCAGGGCGCCGAGACGGCGACCACGATCCGGTCCGATGACAGCGGGACACCGGTGGTGGTGGACGGGCCCTTCTCCGAGGCCAAGGAGAACATCGGCGGCTTCAGCGTGATCGATGTACCCGACATCGACGCGGCGATCGCCCTGGCGAAGACCTGGCCTTCGTTGGCGCTGCCCGGGGTGGCCGTCGAGATCCGGCCGATCGTCGACCACGACGGCGACATGTAG
- a CDS encoding glycosyltransferase, with amino-acid sequence MRILFTSNPLVGHVFPLLPLMYAARNAGHEVMVATGAELIPELRTRGFSTWTVGPSFADAATELQQSTTDPDAAPGTELARDAVFLFARPSVRRAHELIPRAASWGPDMVISEVLEFAGREVALSFGALPVTHGFGTHVPESARLARIILDHLSSQLGTPSRQHAFDTGIYVDPCPPSLQAGGLSSMETWLIRPGTGELPAGHELPQSILELPDRPVVYLTLGTVFNDPDLVRTVLDAIEDLPISIVVTTGPGADPALLGPRPSHVAVVEFVPQALVLPCASAVVSHTGSGTMLGALAAGVPQVCLPRGADQFANAERVRSAGAGVRLLPDEVSPERLRAAVQAVLHDQRYAQAAKALQVEIGAMPTAAEVLGDLVTLAGANTLTA; translated from the coding sequence ATGAGAATTCTGTTCACGTCCAATCCGCTCGTCGGGCATGTCTTTCCGTTGCTTCCCCTGATGTATGCAGCCCGCAACGCCGGCCACGAGGTGATGGTCGCTACCGGTGCCGAACTGATCCCCGAGCTGCGTACTCGAGGCTTCAGCACCTGGACCGTCGGACCGTCGTTCGCGGATGCCGCCACCGAACTCCAGCAGTCCACCACCGATCCGGACGCGGCTCCCGGCACCGAGCTCGCTCGGGACGCAGTCTTCCTGTTCGCTCGGCCCTCCGTCCGTCGGGCCCACGAGCTGATCCCGCGGGCCGCCTCCTGGGGACCGGACATGGTGATCAGCGAAGTTCTCGAGTTCGCCGGTCGCGAGGTGGCTCTGTCGTTCGGGGCGCTGCCGGTTACGCACGGATTCGGCACTCACGTACCCGAATCGGCAAGGCTCGCTCGCATCATCCTGGATCACCTGAGCTCTCAACTCGGTACGCCGAGCCGTCAGCATGCGTTCGATACCGGCATCTACGTGGATCCATGCCCGCCGAGCCTCCAGGCGGGAGGACTGTCCAGCATGGAGACCTGGCTGATCCGGCCCGGGACCGGAGAGTTGCCGGCCGGGCACGAGCTACCGCAGTCAATTCTCGAACTGCCTGACCGACCAGTCGTCTATCTCACTCTGGGAACGGTCTTCAACGACCCCGACCTGGTACGCACGGTGCTGGACGCCATCGAGGACCTGCCGATCTCCATCGTGGTCACCACCGGCCCGGGCGCGGATCCCGCACTGCTCGGTCCGCGACCCTCGCATGTCGCCGTGGTGGAATTCGTCCCGCAGGCTTTGGTGCTGCCGTGCGCGTCGGCGGTGGTGTCGCACACCGGGTCGGGCACCATGCTCGGTGCGCTGGCCGCGGGGGTGCCGCAGGTCTGTCTGCCACGGGGAGCCGACCAGTTCGCCAACGCTGAGCGCGTACGGTCCGCCGGCGCCGGCGTCCGTCTGCTACCGGACGAGGTCAGTCCGGAACGCCTCCGGGCCGCGGTTCAGGCGGTCTTGCACGACCAGAGGTACGCGCAGGCGGCCAAGGCTCTGCAGGTCGAGATCGGTGCGATGCCGACCGCCGCAGAGGTGCTGGGTGATCTCGTCACGCTCGCCGGCGCGAACACGCTGACGGCTTGA
- a CDS encoding methyltransferase family protein, whose translation MALHPYPSPAVTVMLWASVAAFAIGEILQAARWHRGGHLADPLGEVLFRLLFVGGVLLLPLGLTVAPAAVLPESPLPIIIGGVVAWLGMLLRWWSFASLGRDFTLVVQTRPGQVVVDRGPYRVLRHPSYSGLLLILAGCALILGNWASLLGSMLVITTALVYRIRREEAALLDALGDAYAEYAAGRARLVPFIW comes from the coding sequence GTGGCCTTGCACCCCTATCCGTCGCCGGCCGTGACCGTCATGCTCTGGGCCAGCGTCGCGGCCTTCGCGATCGGCGAGATCCTTCAAGCCGCGCGGTGGCATCGGGGCGGGCACCTGGCTGACCCCCTCGGCGAAGTCCTGTTCAGGCTGCTGTTCGTGGGTGGAGTCCTGCTGCTACCCCTCGGCCTGACGGTTGCACCAGCCGCCGTTCTTCCCGAATCCCCACTGCCGATCATCATCGGCGGTGTCGTCGCGTGGCTGGGGATGCTGCTGAGGTGGTGGTCCTTCGCGTCTCTCGGCCGCGACTTCACCCTCGTGGTGCAGACCAGGCCGGGCCAGGTGGTGGTGGATCGTGGACCGTACCGAGTTCTCCGGCACCCGAGCTACTCAGGGCTGCTGCTGATCCTGGCCGGCTGCGCGCTGATTCTGGGCAACTGGGCGAGTCTGCTCGGCTCGATGCTGGTCATCACCACTGCCCTGGTGTATCGCATCCGAAGGGAGGAAGCGGCACTGCTGGACGCTCTGGGTGACGCCTACGCCGAATACGCGGCCGGTCGAGCTCGACTCGTCCCATTCATCTGGTGA
- a CDS encoding ArsR/SmtB family transcription factor: MSDQSGPVGHETVQTVTDAKALAAMANPFRSRMLDALSVDGPSTASALAKRTGQAVGSASHHLKVLAEAGLVVEVPELARDRRERWWRLVAPATRWSRAEFAGDVSAVTAALAAESLALQRQFERARDWLSNDESAGEWADAAFATQIWLELTPQELLELSAELVALTRRWRDRAMDDGLERETVFLFARGFPAQP, translated from the coding sequence ATGAGCGATCAGTCGGGACCTGTTGGCCACGAGACGGTGCAGACCGTGACCGATGCCAAGGCACTGGCAGCGATGGCCAATCCCTTCCGGAGCCGCATGCTTGACGCGCTGAGCGTCGACGGTCCGTCCACGGCCTCTGCTCTGGCCAAACGCACCGGTCAAGCAGTCGGCAGCGCCAGCCACCACCTGAAGGTGCTGGCCGAGGCCGGTCTGGTCGTCGAGGTGCCCGAACTCGCTCGCGATCGTCGCGAACGCTGGTGGCGGCTGGTGGCTCCCGCAACCCGCTGGTCGCGCGCTGAGTTCGCCGGCGATGTCAGTGCCGTCACCGCGGCGCTCGCTGCGGAGTCGCTGGCACTGCAACGCCAGTTCGAACGCGCTCGGGACTGGCTGAGCAATGACGAGTCTGCTGGTGAGTGGGCAGACGCGGCTTTCGCCACCCAGATCTGGTTGGAGTTGACGCCCCAGGAGCTGCTCGAGCTGTCCGCCGAACTGGTCGCCCTCACTCGGCGATGGCGCGATCGTGCGATGGACGACGGACTCGAGCGCGAGACGGTCTTCCTCTTCGCTCGGGGATTCCCCGCCCAGCCCTAG
- a CDS encoding MFS transporter, with protein sequence MTAQISEGIRTVLADRNLRVLMAVGGVSNFGLTGYAALLVLFLVGDLGLTEAQVGVVIMIGGVGGLLGAVAAPRLARRFGTGRASTVLLVIGGPSALLVGAPSSPEQLALTATGLVLVGAAVVAGNVIRGAWRQRYVPSELMGRVLTTMQVVNYGTMPLAGLVAGLLGSHWGVQPAILLLAGIHAVACLSIVGTRLGRMRILPVRPETAGDDSVRT encoded by the coding sequence TTGACCGCACAGATCAGCGAAGGAATCCGTACTGTGCTCGCCGACCGCAACCTACGAGTGCTGATGGCCGTCGGTGGGGTGTCCAACTTCGGTCTCACCGGGTACGCAGCGCTTCTCGTGCTGTTCTTGGTCGGCGATCTGGGGTTGACCGAAGCGCAGGTGGGGGTCGTGATCATGATCGGTGGCGTCGGCGGTCTGCTCGGGGCGGTGGCAGCTCCCCGGCTCGCCCGGCGCTTCGGCACCGGCCGAGCATCGACCGTTCTGCTGGTCATCGGTGGGCCGAGTGCGCTCCTGGTCGGCGCGCCGAGCAGTCCGGAACAGCTCGCGCTGACCGCGACCGGGTTGGTGCTGGTGGGGGCGGCGGTGGTGGCAGGCAACGTGATCAGGGGAGCTTGGCGGCAACGGTACGTACCTTCGGAGCTGATGGGTCGAGTGCTCACCACGATGCAGGTGGTGAACTACGGCACCATGCCGCTGGCCGGGTTGGTTGCCGGTCTCCTCGGCAGTCACTGGGGCGTACAGCCGGCAATACTGCTGCTGGCGGGCATTCATGCCGTCGCCTGCCTGAGCATCGTTGGCACCAGGCTCGGCCGGATGCGGATCCTGCCGGTCCGTCCGGAGACAGCGGGTGACGACTCGGTTCGCACCTAG
- a CDS encoding response regulator transcription factor, producing the protein MIRVGIVDDDALVRAGLQAILSSAEDIEVVGEADDGAGVPELVQRHRPDVVVMDIRMPQVDGIEATRRLVSDSDASRSDGGGSGEDRPPTRVLVLTTFQLDEHVFAAIEAGASGFLLKDTPPRELIEAVRVVADGDAMLSPAHTRALIERFADSGRDHRRTTARSLLESLSPREHEIAVAVAEGLSNAEIGARLFCSEATVKTHLTRVFAKLQDTNRVRLALLVHDARP; encoded by the coding sequence ATGATCCGGGTAGGCATCGTCGATGACGACGCCCTGGTTCGCGCTGGGTTGCAGGCGATCCTGTCCTCGGCCGAGGACATCGAGGTCGTCGGTGAGGCCGATGACGGCGCCGGCGTACCCGAACTTGTCCAACGGCACCGACCAGACGTTGTGGTGATGGACATCCGGATGCCGCAGGTCGACGGGATCGAGGCCACCCGCCGTCTGGTCAGCGATTCGGATGCGAGCAGATCCGATGGGGGTGGGTCCGGTGAGGATCGGCCTCCTACGAGAGTGCTGGTGCTCACCACCTTCCAGCTCGACGAGCACGTCTTCGCCGCCATCGAGGCGGGTGCCAGTGGGTTCCTGCTCAAGGACACTCCACCGCGGGAGCTGATCGAAGCTGTCCGGGTGGTGGCCGACGGCGACGCGATGCTGAGCCCGGCGCACACCCGGGCGCTCATCGAGCGGTTCGCCGACAGCGGCCGCGACCACCGCCGGACGACGGCTCGCTCTCTGCTGGAGTCATTGAGTCCGCGCGAGCACGAGATCGCCGTCGCAGTAGCCGAAGGGCTCTCGAACGCCGAGATCGGTGCTCGGCTCTTCTGCTCCGAGGCCACGGTGAAGACCCACCTCACCCGCGTGTTCGCGAAACTCCAGGACACCAACCGGGTACGCCTCGCGCTGCTGGTGCATGACGCTCGGCCGTAA
- a CDS encoding sensor histidine kinase has product MRDSARPPRDAAVLMRWGAPFIYLLAIGVLYVNSSPVDFMVTWQWVVQLVLIPLVIAAVAFRVRFPYALALLGIVAITTGTLAVFLVGMMSLAVRRGGVRPWLVAGVGTAAALVLVVQRDIARGYSTAEITIGVIVIMLVVGVAPALMGNYIRVHRRLEASVAERAVRAQFERERTANEAVHAERERIAREMHDSLGHVLALVTMQAGALEVQSKDPQTVAAAEQIRSSARKGLADLRAVVRALGEDTRRDPAPDLAAVPRLIQASRDAGAVVELQDGLTDENRAVLSPAIGRVLYHVTQEALTNAHRHAPSAPVAIALTGSPGPGIELEVRNQLAPGGDRGAGTGIASLRNRVEVLGGQLHAHATQGRYELRVWLPWEAA; this is encoded by the coding sequence ATGAGAGACAGCGCTCGGCCGCCGCGGGATGCCGCCGTCCTGATGCGCTGGGGTGCCCCGTTCATCTACCTCCTCGCCATCGGCGTCCTCTATGTCAACAGCTCGCCCGTCGACTTCATGGTCACCTGGCAGTGGGTGGTCCAGCTCGTGCTCATCCCGCTGGTGATCGCGGCGGTGGCATTCCGAGTCCGGTTCCCGTACGCCCTCGCACTGCTCGGGATCGTCGCCATCACCACCGGAACGCTGGCGGTGTTCCTGGTCGGCATGATGAGTCTCGCCGTCCGTCGGGGCGGCGTCCGACCGTGGCTGGTAGCCGGTGTCGGCACGGCAGCGGCCCTGGTCCTGGTCGTTCAACGAGACATCGCGCGTGGCTACTCCACAGCCGAGATAACCATCGGAGTGATCGTCATCATGCTCGTGGTCGGCGTCGCGCCCGCGCTGATGGGCAACTACATCCGAGTCCACCGCAGGCTCGAGGCATCGGTCGCCGAGCGCGCCGTCCGCGCGCAGTTCGAGCGCGAACGAACAGCGAACGAGGCCGTGCACGCCGAGCGGGAACGGATCGCACGCGAGATGCACGACTCCCTCGGCCATGTCCTCGCCCTTGTCACCATGCAGGCGGGCGCGTTGGAGGTGCAGTCGAAGGATCCCCAGACCGTGGCGGCCGCGGAACAGATCCGCAGCTCGGCCCGGAAGGGACTCGCCGACCTGCGCGCCGTGGTGCGGGCACTCGGTGAAGACACCCGGCGCGATCCCGCACCGGATCTGGCCGCGGTTCCCCGTCTCATCCAGGCCAGCCGCGATGCCGGCGCGGTCGTCGAACTCCAGGACGGGCTGACTGATGAGAACCGAGCTGTGCTCTCGCCGGCCATCGGTCGGGTTCTCTATCACGTGACGCAGGAGGCATTGACGAACGCGCATCGGCACGCGCCGTCCGCTCCGGTCGCCATCGCACTCACCGGATCGCCCGGCCCGGGGATCGAGCTGGAGGTGCGGAACCAACTGGCGCCGGGCGGCGACCGTGGTGCCGGAACCGGGATCGCGTCGCTCCGCAATCGGGTCGAGGTGCTCGGCGGCCAGCTCCACGCCCACGCGACACAAGGACGCTACGAGCTGCGCGTGTGGCTCCCCTGGGAGGCAGCATGA
- a CDS encoding ABC transporter ATP-binding protein, which produces MANQSLYSDSTLSDRTVHPDGTMIAAEHLSKSYRVGSTDIEILHDVSLTVSESEVCAIMGPSGSGKSTLLYCLAGLEAPSSGDVFLLGDSLVSRSRRELAQLRRTELGFVFQSYNLLPTLPVLENVALPFRLRGERVDQARIEAALASVGLAGRGSSLPPSMSGGEQQRVAIARVLAQRPRIVFADEPTGALDTRSGRLVLSELHEIGNAADRCVLIVTHDPAVAATCDRVVFMRDGRLVDQLAAPSVEQVASKLTSLSEPSSSEQVELSGAHVGRAV; this is translated from the coding sequence ATGGCAAACCAGAGCTTGTATTCCGACAGCACGTTGTCCGATAGAACGGTGCACCCCGACGGCACGATGATCGCGGCCGAGCATCTCTCGAAGTCCTACCGCGTCGGCTCGACCGACATCGAGATCTTGCACGACGTCTCGCTCACGGTCAGCGAGAGCGAGGTGTGCGCGATCATGGGGCCGTCCGGCTCCGGCAAGTCGACGCTGCTCTATTGCCTGGCCGGACTCGAAGCCCCCAGCTCCGGAGATGTGTTCCTGCTTGGCGACTCGCTGGTCAGCCGGTCGCGCCGCGAACTTGCCCAGCTGCGGCGCACCGAACTCGGCTTCGTGTTTCAGTCCTACAACCTGCTGCCGACCTTGCCGGTGCTCGAGAACGTTGCGCTGCCGTTCCGGCTGCGCGGGGAACGGGTCGACCAGGCTCGGATCGAGGCAGCGCTCGCGTCCGTCGGACTGGCCGGCCGGGGCAGCTCACTGCCCCCGTCGATGTCGGGCGGCGAGCAGCAGCGGGTCGCGATCGCCCGCGTGCTGGCTCAGCGTCCCAGGATCGTGTTCGCGGACGAGCCGACCGGCGCGCTGGACACCCGGAGCGGTCGGTTGGTCTTGTCGGAGCTGCACGAGATCGGGAACGCGGCCGATCGTTGCGTGCTGATCGTGACGCATGATCCGGCGGTCGCGGCGACCTGCGATCGGGTGGTGTTCATGCGGGACGGCCGCCTCGTTGATCAGCTGGCAGCACCGAGTGTCGAGCAGGTCGCCTCGAAGCTGACCTCGCTGTCCGAGCCGTCGTCGTCCGAACAGGTAGAGCTGTCCGGTGCACATGTAGGGCGGGCCGTCTGA
- a CDS encoding FtsX-like permease family protein, with product MRSIIMAELRSAWTAWFAVILAFIATSFAIILPLLAWVGVEDTIATGLVPEMDVPALRFLPIWNLALALLAALNIIGAVTGLVVESRRGALARLALAGATPGQVSRILLAQLAVVAAVGGVIGGVFAIVAVPAAVSMAVGDRGIDESVVVARPDLVMALVGLVGFIVLAMVAGLRQSRVAAAVPAVEALRTIPGASVRRRRIGRWVGAFLLALLIAGIAASTFAMAPQLGVDSADMVLQSSLICLLLTGSFLSVCAPLTIGLLTKAWTALVPSRSGPWVLARASVIAKGERLARTVTPIMFSVGVLFGLGVLLASTSALLRSLGRDGLEQAGMSTLLVFVGLVLLVAIAGGVSVLLMMSRQREAELALAGVVGATTRQQVLMSVLEGLVITGTAMILGLAMTVVGMVVFVIGMGALGLVTPVVVPWHVLAAVLGVCALITVAATTLPVLPSLRRSARTVVAQLAAE from the coding sequence ATGCGCTCGATCATCATGGCCGAGCTGCGCAGCGCGTGGACGGCGTGGTTCGCCGTCATCCTCGCCTTCATCGCCACCAGTTTCGCGATCATTCTTCCGTTGCTGGCCTGGGTGGGTGTCGAGGACACCATCGCCACTGGGCTCGTCCCGGAGATGGACGTGCCGGCGTTGCGCTTCTTGCCGATCTGGAATCTTGCGCTCGCTCTGCTGGCCGCGCTCAACATCATCGGCGCCGTGACCGGGCTGGTCGTCGAATCACGTCGCGGCGCGCTCGCCCGCCTGGCCTTGGCGGGCGCCACGCCTGGTCAGGTCTCCCGCATTCTGCTGGCCCAGCTGGCGGTGGTGGCTGCCGTCGGTGGGGTGATCGGTGGTGTGTTCGCGATCGTGGCCGTGCCAGCCGCTGTGTCGATGGCTGTCGGAGATCGGGGGATCGACGAGTCGGTCGTGGTTGCGCGGCCCGACCTGGTCATGGCCCTGGTCGGCCTCGTCGGGTTCATCGTCCTGGCCATGGTCGCGGGTCTTAGGCAGTCGCGGGTTGCCGCTGCCGTGCCGGCGGTGGAAGCACTGCGTACGATCCCGGGCGCCAGCGTTCGTCGTCGTCGGATCGGTCGCTGGGTCGGCGCGTTCCTGCTCGCGCTTCTGATCGCCGGCATCGCCGCCTCGACCTTTGCGATGGCGCCTCAGCTGGGAGTCGACTCGGCCGACATGGTGCTCCAGTCCTCGCTGATCTGCCTGCTGCTCACCGGATCGTTCCTCTCGGTGTGTGCGCCGCTGACCATTGGGCTGCTCACCAAGGCCTGGACCGCACTCGTCCCGAGCCGCTCCGGCCCCTGGGTGCTGGCTCGGGCTTCGGTCATCGCCAAGGGCGAGCGACTGGCGCGTACGGTGACGCCGATCATGTTCTCGGTAGGCGTGCTGTTCGGTCTCGGCGTCCTGCTCGCCTCTACCTCGGCGTTGTTGAGGTCCCTGGGCCGTGACGGACTCGAACAGGCCGGCATGAGCACCCTGCTCGTCTTCGTCGGTCTGGTGCTGTTGGTCGCGATCGCCGGAGGCGTAAGCGTGCTCTTGATGATGTCGCGGCAGCGCGAAGCCGAACTGGCGCTCGCCGGGGTGGTCGGCGCGACGACCCGTCAGCAGGTGCTGATGTCGGTGCTCGAAGGGCTCGTCATCACCGGCACCGCGATGATCCTGGGCCTGGCGATGACTGTGGTCGGCATGGTCGTCTTCGTCATCGGCATGGGTGCTCTTGGGCTGGTGACCCCGGTGGTCGTCCCGTGGCACGTGCTGGCCGCAGTCTTGGGCGTCTGCGCGCTGATCACCGTCGCCGCCACCACACTGCCGGTGCTGCCCTCCCTGCGCCGGTCCGCTCGTACGGTGGTTGCTCAGCTGGCCGCGGAGTGA